The Quercus robur chromosome 3, dhQueRobu3.1, whole genome shotgun sequence DNA segment TGACAGTGACATCCAGTGCTTCGACAGGTCTGTGGCTTCTCCGTTGGATCAAATTAGCGACATTCCTGAGCCCGTCATGATTAAACCATCCCACCCAGCCCAACATACAAGCCCAACTTCTGAACCATCTCCTATCCAGCCCACGAAGCCCACTCCTCTCTACGACCTTACAAATGTAGACATGGGCCTTGGGGTGGCCCCAATCCAGTCTGATGGTAAATGGGTTAGACTCCAAAGGCCGGCCTTCCTCAAAGACAACACTAAATCTGATGTTTCCTTAGGTAAACGCAGTCCTCATGATCACTTGGATTCGCCCACTCCGTATAAGCGCAGAGCTTGTGTCGGTGTTTCAAATGAGGAAAACTCCATACCAGCGGCGGCGGCTGAGCTTCAGCCCCGCCGATTTCGATGAATTGGCTTGTCTGGAACGtgcgtgggcttgggaacctgcgCACATCCCGAGAGCTTGAGGTAGTCACTCGAGCACAAGCTCCCTCTGCTCTGTTTTTGGCTGAGACTTGGGCAGAAGATGCTAGGCTGCGTCGGTTATGCTGTGAGCTGAAGTTTGATCAGTGTTGGATAGGTCCCAGTGCTGGTAAAATAGGTTGTTTGGCTCTGTTTTGGAAGAACGTTGTCAAGGTTAAGGTGATTTCCTCTTCTCCCAATCACATAGACGCCACGGTGGGGGAGATTTCTGAGTTGTAATGGAGGTTCACGGGCATATACGGGTTTGCAGACAAGGCCAGAAAGCACGAGACTTGGTCTCTCATTCGCGACCTCCACCGGCGATCTCCTCTGCCGTGGGTTTGCGCtggtgattttaatgagattttgtGGTCCCATGAGAAGCTAGGTCTGGGTGCTAGACCTGAAGGTGTGATGAAAGAGTTCCGAGATGCTCTGGATGAATGCGGGCTAATGGACCTTGGCTATGTTGGAGAAAAATTCACATGGAGAGGAAAACGAGCTGGCGGCTTGGTCTTGGAGAGGCTAGACAGAGCTGTGGCAGATAATGGATGGTTTGCTCTCTACCCCGGCACTAAGTTTCAACACCTTCGTACTCATTCCTCGGATCACAAAGCTATTTTGATTAAGTTGGAAGGTATTATTCCCCGTCCCATTCGCCCCTTTAAATTTGAGCAAATGTGGTTATGTGAAGTTGGCTGTAGGAATACTGTTTTAGAAGTTTGGGGGGCTGGTCCATCTGCTGTTTCTTTGACGCAGGTTGCTTCGAAAATCAAAATCTGTGGTGAGAAACTATTGGAGTGGAGCCACAGTTCATTTGGTAGCATTAAGAAGCAAATTGAAACTAAGGGTAAACAGCTCTCCAAGGCCGAGATTAATGCAGCAAAAGGTATTCTCGAGTTGGATATGGTTAAAAGTCTAAAGGCTGAGCTCAATGACCTTCTTGACAAAGAGAGTCTGATGTGGCAACAAAGGTCTAGGTCTCTCTTCCTCAAATGTGGTGATCGGAATACGAGCTACTTCCACAGCAAAGCCTCCCATAGATTTAGGAGAAACAGAATCTCTGGCCTCAAGAATTCGGATAATGTTTGGTGCACTGGTGATAATGAGCTTAAAGAAATAGCACATCATTACTTTAGCTCCCTGTTCACTTCATCCCAGCCTTCTGAGTTTTCAAACATTTTGGATGCAGTGCTACCTTCGGTCTCTGAGGACATGAACTCCCAACTCCTCAGACCCTTTCTCAAGGAAGAAGTGGAGGAAGCGATTAAAGAGATGAAGCCCACCACAGCCCTGAGTCCTGACGGTATGCCTCCCTTATTCTATCAAACCTTCTGGCCTTTGATTGGTGATGATATTAGCTCTGCTGTGCTTGAATGCCTTAATAGCTGTAAAATGCCTAGAGAGATTAACTGTACTAATATCACCCTGATTCCAAAAGTTAAATCCCCTATGCTTGTTTCTGATTTTCGGCCAATTAGTCTGTGTAACgttatttataaaattgtcTCTAAAGTTTTAGCTAACAGACTGAAAGCTATTCTCCCGTATGTGATATCTGAAAATCAAAGTGCTTTCCAGGCCGGTAGAGTTATTTCTGACAATATCCTTATGGCGTTCGAAACCTTACATTATATGAAACACCATCATAAGGGTAAGGCGGGTTTTATGGCGCTAAAATTAGATATGAGCAAAGCGTACGACCGGGTCGAATGGGTTTTCCTTGAGAAAATtatggagaaaatggggttCAATGTCAAGTGGATTAACCTAATCATGGAGTGCATATCATCTGTCTCTTATTCAATTCTCATTAATGGTGAGCCCACCCAAACAATCCTCCCATCAAGGGGCTTACGGCAAGGGGATCCGTTGTCGCCCTATCTTTTCCTTCTGTGCTCTGAGGGGCTTCATTTTCTGCTCAAAGGGGCAGCGGATTCTAGGCAGATTAGGGGAGTGTCCATCTGCAAAAAGGGGCCCCGGTTGACACACCTCTTCTTCGCAGATGACAGCCTGGTCTTCTGTAGAGCTTCCCTTGGCGATTGTCAAAAAATCCAAGATCTTTTAGACTGCTATGAGAAGGCCTCCGGTCAAAAGTTGAACCGCAACAAAACCGGTCTCTTCTTCAGCAAAGCCACCCCTCCTGACATCTTGGAACAGATCAAAACAGCTTTTGGTGTGGAAGAAGTCAAGCAATATGAGAGATATCTCGGTCTCCCCTCCTTggtagggaagaagaagaaagctaccTTACTTTATATCAAGGAA contains these protein-coding regions:
- the LOC126719983 gene encoding uncharacterized protein LOC126719983, whose protein sequence is MNWLVWNVRGLGNLRTSRELEVVTRAQAPSALFLAETWAEDARLRRLCCELKFDQCWIGPSADKARKHETWSLIRDLHRRSPLPWVCAGDFNEILWSHEKLGLGARPEGVMKEFRDALDECGLMDLGYVGEKFTWRGKRAGGLVLERLDRAVADNGWFALYPGTKFQHLRTHSSDHKAILIKLEGIIPRPIRPFKFEQMWLCEVGCRNTVLEVWGAGPSAVSLTQVASKIKICGEKLLEWSHSSFGSIKKQIETKGKQLSKAEINAAKGILELDMVKSLKAELNDLLDKESLMWQQRSRSLFLKCGDRNTSYFHSKASHRFRRNRISGLKNSDNVWCTGDNELKEIAHHYFSSLFTSSQPSEFSNILDAVLPSVSEDMNSQLLRPFLKEEVEEAIKEMKPTTALSPDGMPPLFYQTFWPLIGDDISSAVLECLNSCKMPREINCTNITLIPKVKSPMLVSDFRPISLCNVIYKIVSKVLANRLKAILPYVISENQSAFQAGRVISDNILMAFETLHYMKHHHKGKAGFMALKLDMSKAYDRVEWVFLEKIMEKMGFNVKWINLIMECISSVSYSILINGEPTQTILPSRGLRQGDPLSPYLFLLCSEGLHFLLKGAADSRQIRGVSICKKGPRLTHLFFADDSLVFCRASLGDCQKIQDLLDCYEKASGQKLNRNKTGLFFSKATPPDILEQIKTAFGVEEVKQYERYLGLPSLVGKKKKATLLYIKERVAAKLQGWKEQLLSQAGREVLLKAVIQAIPTFAMSCFKLPLSLCHEIEALIRNFWWGQRGNQRKIHWANWKSLCRPKSLGGLGFKELQNFNDAMLAKQVWRLAENQPSLFHRFSKEKFFPNGSIFDAKVGSGSFAWRSILKGRDIVRKGLQWRVGNGSLIRIYHDSWLPDPYNKNVVSPRVFLGDDAQVAVLIDKEQRCWLQESIDHLFLPHEAAAIKSIPLSFGECDDMVFWPHSPDGKYSVRSAYRLLMNEELREGPSPSDLTPTKRIWKGIWSLRVPNRVKTLLWRAGTNSLPSKANLLKRRVLTDDICPGCKLMSETSFHAIWSCPALSAVWMGKFEWLINLSRECSSFVEVIQLCQSRSELFELFAMTVSLIWFRRNQARVGDSPTPLWKVNALAADNLLEFQRASAAPPVAPKTPSFVKWQPPLGGWLKVNFDGALFREKNQAGLGCIIRNDKGLVMAACTQLIPLPTSVEMVEVLAARSAIGFAQELSLDQIILEGDSEITINALSKGGWEYSSFGHIIKDIKVLASAFNGLAFSHTRRLGNKVAHRLARSACNFSHFHVWMEDIPPDIASVYSSELQ